ATTCAAGGTGAATTTGGATCTAAGTTTCAAATCACGGGCCAACCAACTACTGCGAGCGCAAATGACTTAGCACTCTTGCTGCGCGCTGGCTCTTTGGCTGCCCCAATGGAAATCATTGAAGAGCGAACCATTGGACCAAGCTTAGGCGCCGAAAATATCGAGAAAGGCTTCAAGTCACTCTTAATTGGCTTTGGTGCAATTGCTATCTTTATGATGGCTTACTACTTACTCTTTGGCACATTCTCGGTAGTTGCCTTGGCAGTGAACTTGCTCCTGCTGATTTCCGTCTTATCAATGTTGCAAGCCACTCTCACCTTACCCGGCATTGCCGCGATGGCCCTGGCACTTGGTATGGCAATTGACTCCAACGTATTGATTAACGAACGTATACGTGAAGAGCTACGTAATGGCGCTGCGCCACAAACCGCTATTGCAGTTGGCTTTGATAAAGCTTGGGCAACGATTTTAGACTCCAACGTGACAACCTTAATTGCTGGTCTTGCCCTTTTAGCATTTGGCTCTGGCCCAATCAAAGGCTTTGCGGTGGTTCACTGCTTAGGCATTTTGACTTCAATGTTCTCGGCCGTCTTCTTCTCGCGTGGTCTTGTCAACCTTTGGTATGGCAGACATAAGAAGGTTCAAAAACTCGCTATCGGCCAAGTTTGGCGCCCACAGGAGAAATAAGTCATGGAATTTTTCCGGATCAAAAAAGATATTCCCTTCATGCGCCATGCATTGGTGCTTAATGCAATTTCTTTAATCACCTTTTTAGCAGCAGTCTTTTTCTTATGGCATAACGGCCTTCATCTCTCAATTGAATTTACTGGTGGCACGGTGATGGAGGTGAGCTATCCTCAAACTGCTCCACTAGATTCCATTCGCACTAAGGTTGAAAAGCTTGGTTATGCTGATACCCAAATTCAGAACTTTGGTAGCTCACGTGATGTCATGATTCGTTTGCCATTGCAAAAAGATGCTGAAGGCAAACTCATCTCTTCCGCAGACCAGAGTGCAGCTGTTATGCAAGCACTTGAGCCCGCAAGCAGCGGCGCCAAGTTACAGCGCGTAGAGTTCGTTGGACCACAAGTTGGCCAAGAGCTGGCCATGGATGGCTTGAAGGCTCTGGTCTTTGTGATCATCGGCATTGTGGTGTACCTCTCCTTCCGCTTTGAGTGGAAGTTTGCGGTCGCAGGCATCATTGCGAACTTACATGACGTAGTTATCATCCTAGGCTTCTTTGCGTTCTTCCAGTGGGAATTCTCGCTCTCTGTCTTGGCGGCAGTCCTTGCGGTTCTGGGTTACTCCGTGAATGAATCTGTAGTGATCTTCGACCGTATTCGCGAGAACTTCCGCAAATACCGCAAGATGAATACCCGCGAGATTATTGACAATGCGATTACCAGCACAATCAGTCGTACCGTCATTACTCACGGCAGTACTGAAATGATGGTTTTGGCCATGCTGGTCTTTGGCGGCCCAACACTCTTTTACTTTGCTCTCGCACTGACTATTGGCATTTTGTTTGGTATTTACTCTTCAGTGTTCGTCGCTGCTGCTTTAGCCATGTGGCTTGGAGTAACGCGTGAAGATTTGGCAAAGGGCGACAAGAAGCCGGATGATAATGCCCGCAACGATGACCCTAATTTTGGGGCACGCGTTTAAGCCAAACTTGGCTTAATTTAAAGAGAAGTTTTGTTGATCAAGGGCAGCTAGTATTCGCTTAGTTGCGCCTTGATGCTCAATTGAGTAAGTCTTTGCCGCTTGACTCATCGTGCCAAGCTCAGCAGTATTCAAGAGCAAAACCTTCAGAGCTTCCATCAAAGCAGTTGGTTCGCTCAACAATAAGTCACCCCCAATACGCTTTGCAGCGCCTGCTTGGATTGCATCTAAGGAGGCCTGCTGAAAGTTGTAAGTGTGCTCACCCAAAAGAACGGGGCAGCCTGCAGCACAGGCTTCAATAAGATTCTGACCACCGAATGGCAGTAGACTACCGCCCATAACCACCAAATCAGCCGCGCTGTAATACATTGGCATCTCCCCCATAGAGTCACCTAAGACTACATCTAAGCCAGCACACTCCGTTGGAATTCCTGACCACTCAGTGCGACGACGAAACTTCAAACCAGCCGAATACATTAGATCAGCAACATCAGCAAATCTTTCTGGGTGGCGCGGCACCAAACAGAGCAAAGGAGCAATCACAAAGGAATTGCTGAGCATTAAATCTTTCCAAGCTTTCAGAAGAATTTCCTCTTCACCATCGCGGGTACTAGCAGCGCAGACCATCAAACGTTTACTAGCATGCAGCTCCTGTTGCCATTGTTTTCCCTGCTGGATCAACAGTGGATCAAGAGGCACATCAAACTTGAGATTGCCTACGATGCTGATATTCTTCACACCAAGACTGCGATATCGCTGCGCATCAAATTCGGTTTGCGCTAAGATGCCAGCAAAGGCTTGAAACAATGAACGTCCAGCTTTACCAAATCGATTGACGCGACGTGCACTTCTCTCGGAGAGGCGGGCATTCACCAAGAACAAAGGTGGGCCGATCTCTGCGCAACGAAAAACGACCGTTGGCCATGCCTCAGTTTCCATAAAGAGCCCAAGCTTAGGCTTGAAAATATTCAAAAAATGTTCAACCGACCAGCAAAGATCATATGGCAAGTAAACCTGGCGAATCTGCCCAGAAGCAATTTGATTAGCAAACAATTGCTTACCTGTACGACGACCATTTAAAGTCATGTGTGTTAACAAAATGGTTTCACCACGAGCAAGGTAGGCGTCAATTAATGGCTGAGCAGCACGGGTCTCACCTACTGAAACTGCATGAATCCAAATTGATTCTTGCTTGATTGGTTTGTCATAACCAAAGCCAAGACGCTCTGGAATATGGTGCAAATAAGCAAAAGAATGGCGTGCGCGCCAAGCTAGGCGGATAAAAGCCAATGGCAACAAGAGATGCCATAGCAATTGATAAACAGCAAACCAGACTCGGGGGCGCGCCCCGTATTCTGCACTGGAGCTCACACTCACTTTTTGAGACGTTCGGTCAATTCAACCGCCTTACCTAGGTAAGAAGATGGTGTCATTTCCAGCAAACGTGCTTTTGCATCTTCTGGAATCTTCAATCCGCGAATAAAGGCTTGCAAATCAGCCTGATTAATACCTTTGCCACGAGTTAATTCTTTTAGCTGCTCGTAGGGATTCTCAATACCGTAACGGCGCATCACAGTTTGCACTGGCTCTGCCAGCACTTCCCAACAGGAATCTAAATCTGCAGCAATAGCTGCATGATTTACCTCCAACTTACCAAGGCCACGCAAAGCGCTGTCATAAGCTAATACGCTATGACCGAATGCTGGACCGAGATTACGCAAAACGGTTGAGTCGGTAAGATCACGCTGCCAACGAGAGATTGGCAACTTTTCTGCAAGGTGATGCAGTAGAGCGTTTGCAACCCCTAAGTTACCTTCAGAGTTTTCAAAATCAATCGGATTCACTTTATGCGGCATGGTTGAGGAGCCAATTTCGCCAGCCTTAGTGCGCTGCTTGAAATAACCCACAGAGATGTAAGCCCAGAAGTCTCGATCCATATCCAAGAGGATCGTATTGGCACGGGCAATCGCATCAAACAATTGGGCCATACCATCATGCGGCTCAATCTGAATGGTGTAAGGATTAAAAGTTAAACCAAGACGTTTCTCAACTACGTTCTTAGAGAAATTCTCCCAATCAAAATCTGGATAAGCAGATAAATGCGCGTTGTAATTACCTACTGCTCCATTCATCTTGCCGAGCAATGGAACCACGGCAATTGATTCAATAGCGCGCTCTAAACGTT
Above is a genomic segment from Polynucleobacter sp. MG-5-Ahmo-C2 containing:
- the secF gene encoding protein translocase subunit SecF yields the protein MEFFRIKKDIPFMRHALVLNAISLITFLAAVFFLWHNGLHLSIEFTGGTVMEVSYPQTAPLDSIRTKVEKLGYADTQIQNFGSSRDVMIRLPLQKDAEGKLISSADQSAAVMQALEPASSGAKLQRVEFVGPQVGQELAMDGLKALVFVIIGIVVYLSFRFEWKFAVAGIIANLHDVVIILGFFAFFQWEFSLSVLAAVLAVLGYSVNESVVIFDRIRENFRKYRKMNTREIIDNAITSTISRTVITHGSTEMMVLAMLVFGGPTLFYFALALTIGILFGIYSSVFVAAALAMWLGVTREDLAKGDKKPDDNARNDDPNFGARV
- a CDS encoding 3-deoxy-D-manno-octulosonic acid transferase, with product MSSSAEYGARPRVWFAVYQLLWHLLLPLAFIRLAWRARHSFAYLHHIPERLGFGYDKPIKQESIWIHAVSVGETRAAQPLIDAYLARGETILLTHMTLNGRRTGKQLFANQIASGQIRQVYLPYDLCWSVEHFLNIFKPKLGLFMETEAWPTVVFRCAEIGPPLFLVNARLSERSARRVNRFGKAGRSLFQAFAGILAQTEFDAQRYRSLGVKNISIVGNLKFDVPLDPLLIQQGKQWQQELHASKRLMVCAASTRDGEEEILLKAWKDLMLSNSFVIAPLLCLVPRHPERFADVADLMYSAGLKFRRRTEWSGIPTECAGLDVVLGDSMGEMPMYYSAADLVVMGGSLLPFGGQNLIEACAAGCPVLLGEHTYNFQQASLDAIQAGAAKRIGGDLLLSEPTALMEALKVLLLNTAELGTMSQAAKTYSIEHQGATKRILAALDQQNFSLN
- the purB gene encoding adenylosuccinate lyase, encoding MSQPLSTLNALSPLDGRYASKLDSLRPWLSEAAFMRQRVFVEIHWLLALAAADLPDVPKINAADEAFLLSLPENFSDADAQRIKDIEAVTNHDVKAVEYFLKEKVADRPELLKASEFIHFACTSEDINNTSHGLMLRGARDEVLLPQLRKVLSVLTDLALENAKVPLLSRTHGQPASPSTLGKEIANIAKRLERAIESIAVVPLLGKMNGAVGNYNAHLSAYPDFDWENFSKNVVEKRLGLTFNPYTIQIEPHDGMAQLFDAIARANTILLDMDRDFWAYISVGYFKQRTKAGEIGSSTMPHKVNPIDFENSEGNLGVANALLHHLAEKLPISRWQRDLTDSTVLRNLGPAFGHSVLAYDSALRGLGKLEVNHAAIAADLDSCWEVLAEPVQTVMRRYGIENPYEQLKELTRGKGINQADLQAFIRGLKIPEDAKARLLEMTPSSYLGKAVELTERLKK